TCAATGCTCACTGCTGTTTTTTTCATGGGAAATGTCCAGCCCACGCCACCCATCATAGAAGTCCCGATGGCATATTGATGTTTGTACAAATTGGCGGCTTCGTTGACCCGTTTTGTAGTAAATTGCCCAAATCCGAAACTTCCCCGGGCGTACAATCCTTTGTTGAAGGTTTTGGAAATGAGATAGTATTTGGCCGTTAATGCCAAATTATAATAATTAAAGATGTAACTATCACCCAAATCACCCTTAACCGAAGTACCAAAGGTTCCTTTGATGCGGGAACCAATCCCTAATCCATTCCATTTTGCGGGAGCTACGTAAAAACCCATCATCAGGTTGTTGCCGATACCGGGCTCAAAACTGCCGCCGTACGATTTGGCCAATTGCGCTTTCATATCGCCAAAAAAAAGCGCCTGTCCGAGCCCGAGTCCAAATTCTCCGTAAACGGGCACTTTAGTGGATTGAGCAATGGTTTGAAGGGCGGTGAAGCCGCTGAAGAGAATTGAAAAGATCATTGTTTTCATCCTGCATTGAAATTAATGTTGAATGTCATTATTGACAATGCAAAGTTGAAGGTTGTCGCCTTTTAGAAAATTGACTTAGGTTAAGAATTCAGCGTTGCTCAAAGATTCTTTTCCGAATTCGGCTCAGACTTTCGGGCTGTATACCAAGGTAGGAAGCAATGTATTTCAATGAAACCCGCTCTATCAGTTTAGGACGCTCTTCAACAAGCTTCAAATACCTTTCTTCGGGGCTAAGTGTCAGGTAACTCACATTATTTTTTCGAGAGCCTAAATAGGCATTTTCAGCCATTACCCGACCGAAACGTTCAAACTTCGGATTGTTTTCATACAGTTGGTAGAGGGCTGTTTTCGGCAGTAGAAATACCTCTGTCGGTTCCAGCGCCTGAATAAATTGCTGAGTGGGCTTTTCGCTTAAAAAGCTCTCATAATCGGTATACCACGCATTTTCAAAGAAAAACTGTCCCGTTTGTTCCTCTCCGTCGGTAAGGTAAAAATAACGCAGACATCCTTTACGGATAAATACAACCGATGTACACACCTGTCCTTCCCGAAACACATACTCTCGACGTTTCAACTGTTTCAGAATGAGTTTTGAGCAAAAAAAATCCAGTTCGGCTTCTGAAAGCACGATGTATCTTTGAATATCGGTTCGAACGGAATCGTACATCCCGGCTGCGTTTATTTATTTCTTATACACTTTCTTTCCCATCATCCCGCCCACGGCATCAATGATTGTTTTGCGGGGCAAAAGGCGCGGCAATAACGATTGCAGGTAATTATCCATCCCCACTATTGTATAACTTTTTCCTTTTAGCATCGCTGCTATCCCTTCTTTTGCCACACGTTCGGGCGTATCGCTGCGCATTCCCCGGGTATCGGCATTGGCGTAGGATTGAAATCCGGTGGCGGTATTGCCGGGACACAGGGCAGTGATCATAATGCCTTTTGAATGATATTCTCCGTAAAGGGCCTCCGAAAAACTCAACACAAAGGCCTTAGACGCACAATAGACGGCAATGTACGGACAGGGCTGAAAAGCTCCAGTAGAAGCAACGTTAATGATGCCGCCTTCTCCTTTCCGGAGCATTTCGGGCAATACAAGATACGTCAGCTTCATCAAAGAAGTGATATTCAATTCGATCATTTCTTCATAATTTTCAGCAGTTTCCTCCAGAAAGCCAGCCCATTTACCTACGCCGGCATTATTAACCAAGAGGTCAACGGACCAATTTGCCGCTTTGATTTTCCGAAAAAGTGATTCGGCCGACCCTTTGGCAGCCAGATCTTCCGACAGCACCAACACGTTTACCGCATAGATACTTTGTATCTTTTGGGCAATGTCCTGTAATTTTTGCTCTGAGCGCGCCGTAAGGATTACGTTGACGCCCCCCTTGGCCAATTCGTACGCAAATGCTTCCCCGATGCCGGACGAGGCTCCCGTTATGAGGGCCGTTTTTTTGATCAAATTCTTCATGATTTCTTTTGTTGGATGATTGATGAAGCAAAACTAGGTGCCCCCAACACCAATCTGCTGAACAAAAGTTAAGAAATGATCTTTCGCCGAATTCGGCTCAGTGTTTGGGGCTCAATGCCGATATACGAAGCGATGTATTGCAGCGGAACGTTTTGAATAAGGGCAGGCTCCTCCTGCATCAATTTCAGGTATCGCTCTTCGGCACTCAGCGTGATGAGGTCTTTGCCGCGTTGATTATTAAAAATCAGGTACTTATCGGCCATCATAATACCCACCAGTGCCCAATGATGGCTTTTGCGGTACAGCCGGTCCAGATTATCTTTGGTAATGCGCAGCAGGTCGCAGGGGGCAATGGTTTGGACCGTTTCGTCGGAGAGGATTTTCGCCGTAAAACTGTTGTAAGACGTAACGAACGTATTGGGTCCCGCCAAATGATTGGTGATTTCGACGCCTTTTTCCAAATGGTAGGACCGGATAAATCCTGAATTGACGAAATACATGTACTTCGCTACTTTGCCATATTCCACCAAAAGTTCATTTCTGCCGCACATCAGAGGTTCAAACATGGAATGAGCCAATTCCATATCCGCAGCGGTGACCGCCACCAACCGGTTCAGCAATTCCCCTAATTTTAAATACGACATAGTCGGTGTTTTTTACTTACTCTTTTTTCCTTTTGATGCCCCTCCACCAGTTGATTGTTAACGAACATCTGCTCTCATATCATTAACCCTCTGTGCTCCTTTGTCTCTCTGTGGTTAAAAAATTTCGCCCCGTTAGGGAAGCCCTCAGCCTATCAGCATTTATTTCACCTCAATCGCATACTTTTCGTCAAACACAGTGATAAACAGGGGATAGCGTTCATCCAGTTTATTATACTCCGCCGACTTTTTATCCAGTCGATTTTTGGTCACTTTAACAGCCAGGGTGAGCTTTTGCTTTTGAGTAGGTTTGTAAGAAAACGTAAACGTTCGTTCTTCTTTGGGATTCAGGTTATTGTCAGAGATCTTTTTGGCGGCCGGATACCATTCCCACTTCTCTCCTATTCTATCCGTTTTCCGGGAAACTACTTTGCCGGTTTCATCCATTAATTCCATTGAAATACCGAAAAACCGCTCGGGGTCTCCGGAAGGCACCCGGTGGCCGGCAAACTCGTTTTTCAGTTTGAGTCGGTACACAATTTCTTCGTTTACGGAATACGTTTTTTCAACCTCGGAAGGATAGAAAGCCAAGCCGTTCAGGACTTTGGTCTTGGCTCCTTTTTCTTTCGGAATGCCCGAACCGGCAAAATAATGCAAATGACTCAACCGCTCCCCGAATCCCGCCACGATCTCCCGTTTGGTGGGTTCCATGTGACAACTGATGCAATTTTTCTGCCCATAATACGGCCCGGCCTTCCATTCATCGCCGGTTTCAAACGAACAGACCAACGTAGAAGTCACCACCGCCTTGGCATTGTGACACGACAGACACAGCTTTTCGGAAAGGAAAACGGGATCTTTGCGGGTAGCATGAGGTGCTTTGGTCGTACCCGTAGAGCCGATCACGACATTGTCGCGTACGTGGCAGCTTGCGCAGTTGATGCCTTCCTGCTGAAGTTTTTTGTCGAAATGAGGATTCGTTTGTTTGACCGGTTGGTAAATATCCCCGTCAATTAAGCCCGTCACGATGAATTCCTGTTGGTTTTGGAGGGGAATATGGCAATTGATGCACAGATAAGGGCTGGATTCTTTTTTCAATTCGGCCTGAAACTGCAAATCTGTCCAGGCGTGAGAGTGCGTAGAGTGCTGCCATTCTTCGTAATGTTTAACGTGACAAGCCCCGCACTGCTCCGCACTCAGCGATGCCAATCCCTTCGGAATCTGTTGATGCGGCACGGCTTTCTCCCAGCTTTTGGTCAGCGGATGAATTTCTTTTTCGGTAGCCTTTAAAAATACCTGATACGCTACAATTCCGACAAAAATAATGAGCGATACGTAAACAATCTTTTTCTGCATTTTTAATCAAAAACAAAGACTTGGAAAGTTCTGAAAACTTTCCAAGTCTCACATTATACTGAATCACTTGGAATTCTATCGAAACAAAGCCCCCCATTCGTCACTCGTCATTCCCTAATTCGTCATTCGACTCACTTCATATTCTTCCGACGATTGCGCTGGAAATCTTCCAACACAAACCCGCCCAGCCCCTGCAAATTGCTGTAATATGCCCGGCCGTTGTTGACCCGCGTAAATTCCTGCACAAATTGCTTGAGGTACGGATCGGAAGCAATCATAAAGGTCGTGATCGGTACATCCAACCGACGGCATTGGGCCGCCAACGTGAGGGTTTTACTGACGATCTTACGGTCGAGGCCAAAACTGTTTTTATAATACCGTATCCCTTCTTTCAAACAGGTCGGCTTACCGTCGGTGATCATAAAGATCTGCTTGTTTTTAGTTTTACGACGGCGCAACAGGTCCATCGCCAGCTCCAGCCCCGCCACCGTATTGGTATGGTACGGGCCCACTTCCAGGTACGGCAGGTCTTTCAATTGGATCTGCCAGGCGTCGTTTCCAAACACAATGATGTCGAGCGTATCTTTGGGGTATTTGGTTTTGATCAATTCTGCCATCGCCAGGGCTACCTTTTTGGCGGGAGTGATACGGTCTTCACCGTAAAGAATCATCGAGTGGCTCACATCAATCATTAACACCGTGGCCGTGAAGGTCTTCTGCTCTTTTTCCACCACTTCAAGGTCATTCTCCACCAGAAAAAATTCGCCGATGCCGTGATTGATCTGGGCATTTTTGATGGATTCGGTCATGGCAATTTGGTCGAGCGTATCGCCAAACTGAAAATCGCGCACATCGCTGCTGAGTTCATCGCCCGTTCCCGTATAGGGCGTGTGGTGGTTGCCGCCCGCTTTAGAACGCTTTAGTTTGCCAAAGATCTCTTCCAACGCACTGCGACGAATGCTGCGCTCGGTTTTGGGCGTCATGATGACCTTGCCTTCTTCGTTTTCCTCCGTAATGTAGCCCTTACGTTTGAGGTCTTCGAAGAAATCGCCGATGCCGTATTGGTCATTGGTCAGGTTATACTGACGGTCCAGTTGACTCATCCACGCCATGGCTTGGGATACATCACCCGAATTCATCAGCAGGAGTTGCTGAAAGATGTTCAACAACTCGTCAAATTTATTTTTACCGGTTTGTTCCGTAGGCTTAAATTCCGAAAAACGATGACCAAGCATGAGAGAATGTCAGGTTAAGGATGAAAACTGTTCTATGGTATGCTAACACGCAAATTCCCCGGGAAGTTTAGGGACTTTGATACAATCTACGGGGATTTCGCGGCTTTTACTTAATTTTGGGGAAGTTAAAACGTATCTGTTACCCATTGAACTATGTCAAACGCTCCGCTTTCTTCTTCGATCCAAAACGTCTACGACCAACAATACGTCAATTCTGATGCCCAATGGCGTGAGATCGGCGCGCGTCAAAAAGCGGATGACATTATAAAGTTATGCCAAAAATTTAACTTTAAAAAGGTATTGGACGTCGGAGCCGGCGATGGGGCGGTATTGAAAGAACTCGACAGCCGTGGATTTACGGAAAACCTGCATGCCGTAGAGATCTCCGGCAGCGGCATTGAAAAGATCAACCAACGCGGGTTGAAATCCCTGCGGGAAGTGAAGCTGTTCGATGGGTACACAATTCCCTTTGAAGATAAAGCGTTTCCTTTGGCTACCTGTTCGCACGTCATTGAGCACGTGGAGCATCCGCGTTTGTTGCTGAGAGAAATTGCCCGCGTTTCGGAATACCAGTTTTTTGAAGTGCCGATTGACTTCAGCCTATTCGTAGACCGCAAAATAGACCACTTTCTTTCCTACGGCCACATCAATATTTACACGCCGGCGCTCTTTAAATTTTTACTGAAATCAGAAGGATTTGAGGTCATTGACGAGCTGTTTCTGTTCTTCAGCGATGAAGTCGTTTCGTACCTCATGAAAGATTGGAAGCAGCGGTTGGTGTATAAAACGAAGGCGTTTTTGCTCGAAAACTCCCCTTTGCGTCAGGTCAAACCGAATGCCTACGCGGTTTTGTGCAAACACAAAGGCGAAGGGGTCAAAATATTTTGAGAAACGGTCGGTCACTTCCAACTAACCATTAAAAACAAAAAGAGTGAGAAACGAACCCGCTTCTCACTCCTCACTTCTGAATGCTGATTAAGCCTACGCTTTCTCTCCGCAAAATTCTTCAAACGCCATCACCAGGTGCTCGGCGATCATCTTGGCATTACGGCCTTCGATGTGGTGACGCTCAATGAAATGCACCAACTCATCATCCTTAAAAATAGCGATCGAAGGAGATGAGGGAGGATACGGCAACAGATAATCGCGCATTTTGGCAGTCGCTTCCTGATCTACCCCGGCAAAAACCGTTACGAGGTTTTCAGGTTTTACGTCGCTGAATGCCAGAGCGGCTTTTACGCCCGGACGGCAGGCACCGGCCGCGCATCCGCATACGGAATTGACCACTACGAGCGACACTCCTTTGGCGTTGGCCATGAAGTTATCTACGTCTTCGGCACTTTCCAATTGTTGAAATCCTACGCTCGTCAGATCTTC
Above is a window of Runella slithyformis DSM 19594 DNA encoding:
- a CDS encoding Crp/Fnr family transcriptional regulator — translated: MYDSVRTDIQRYIVLSEAELDFFCSKLILKQLKRREYVFREGQVCTSVVFIRKGCLRYFYLTDGEEQTGQFFFENAWYTDYESFLSEKPTQQFIQALEPTEVFLLPKTALYQLYENNPKFERFGRVMAENAYLGSRKNNVSYLTLSPEERYLKLVEERPKLIERVSLKYIASYLGIQPESLSRIRKRIFEQR
- a CDS encoding SDR family NAD(P)-dependent oxidoreductase, yielding MKNLIKKTALITGASSGIGEAFAYELAKGGVNVILTARSEQKLQDIAQKIQSIYAVNVLVLSEDLAAKGSAESLFRKIKAANWSVDLLVNNAGVGKWAGFLEETAENYEEMIELNITSLMKLTYLVLPEMLRKGEGGIINVASTGAFQPCPYIAVYCASKAFVLSFSEALYGEYHSKGIMITALCPGNTATGFQSYANADTRGMRSDTPERVAKEGIAAMLKGKSYTIVGMDNYLQSLLPRLLPRKTIIDAVGGMMGKKVYKK
- a CDS encoding Crp/Fnr family transcriptional regulator, translating into MSYLKLGELLNRLVAVTAADMELAHSMFEPLMCGRNELLVEYGKVAKYMYFVNSGFIRSYHLEKGVEITNHLAGPNTFVTSYNSFTAKILSDETVQTIAPCDLLRITKDNLDRLYRKSHHWALVGIMMADKYLIFNNQRGKDLITLSAEERYLKLMQEEPALIQNVPLQYIASYIGIEPQTLSRIRRKIIS
- a CDS encoding multiheme c-type cytochrome, whose amino-acid sequence is MQKKIVYVSLIIFVGIVAYQVFLKATEKEIHPLTKSWEKAVPHQQIPKGLASLSAEQCGACHVKHYEEWQHSTHSHAWTDLQFQAELKKESSPYLCINCHIPLQNQQEFIVTGLIDGDIYQPVKQTNPHFDKKLQQEGINCASCHVRDNVVIGSTGTTKAPHATRKDPVFLSEKLCLSCHNAKAVVTSTLVCSFETGDEWKAGPYYGQKNCISCHMEPTKREIVAGFGERLSHLHYFAGSGIPKEKGAKTKVLNGLAFYPSEVEKTYSVNEEIVYRLKLKNEFAGHRVPSGDPERFFGISMELMDETGKVVSRKTDRIGEKWEWYPAAKKISDNNLNPKEERTFTFSYKPTQKQKLTLAVKVTKNRLDKKSAEYNKLDERYPLFITVFDEKYAIEVK
- a CDS encoding vWA domain-containing protein, producing the protein MLGHRFSEFKPTEQTGKNKFDELLNIFQQLLLMNSGDVSQAMAWMSQLDRQYNLTNDQYGIGDFFEDLKRKGYITEENEEGKVIMTPKTERSIRRSALEEIFGKLKRSKAGGNHHTPYTGTGDELSSDVRDFQFGDTLDQIAMTESIKNAQINHGIGEFFLVENDLEVVEKEQKTFTATVLMIDVSHSMILYGEDRITPAKKVALAMAELIKTKYPKDTLDIIVFGNDAWQIQLKDLPYLEVGPYHTNTVAGLELAMDLLRRRKTKNKQIFMITDGKPTCLKEGIRYYKNSFGLDRKIVSKTLTLAAQCRRLDVPITTFMIASDPYLKQFVQEFTRVNNGRAYYSNLQGLGGFVLEDFQRNRRKNMK
- a CDS encoding class I SAM-dependent methyltransferase; this encodes MSNAPLSSSIQNVYDQQYVNSDAQWREIGARQKADDIIKLCQKFNFKKVLDVGAGDGAVLKELDSRGFTENLHAVEISGSGIEKINQRGLKSLREVKLFDGYTIPFEDKAFPLATCSHVIEHVEHPRLLLREIARVSEYQFFEVPIDFSLFVDRKIDHFLSYGHINIYTPALFKFLLKSEGFEVIDELFLFFSDEVVSYLMKDWKQRLVYKTKAFLLENSPLRQVKPNAYAVLCKHKGEGVKIF
- a CDS encoding BrxA/BrxB family bacilliredoxin; the encoded protein is MYPPHLVAPMKEDLTSVGFQQLESAEDVDNFMANAKGVSLVVVNSVCGCAAGACRPGVKAALAFSDVKPENLVTVFAGVDQEATAKMRDYLLPYPPSSPSIAIFKDDELVHFIERHHIEGRNAKMIAEHLVMAFEEFCGEKA